One region of Mycobacterium riyadhense genomic DNA includes:
- a CDS encoding PPE family protein yields the protein MNYTVLPPEINSARLFLGAGLEPMLNAAAGWQGLGTELGSAAASFSSVISGLTSFSWQGEASAAMTRTAAPYLEWLSAATMRAEQTATQVRVTAAAFEAALAATVRPSVISANRSQFVSLVLSNLLGQNAPAIAAIEAQYEQMWAQDVAAMSGYHVAASAAVSELTPFAAGLSANLQRQVAGAANAVGAAGASLANTAAAGATPAIGPGSAPAAAVTLLSPRAFNLGFANVGFPNIGNANVGAYNFGSANIGSTNIGFGNTGNGNIGFGNTGSHNIGFGNTGSGNLGLGNFGFGNTGFANAGNNNFGIGLTGSNLAGFDFSGGLNSGTGNIGLFNSGTGNAGIGNSGTGNFGIGNSGSYNTGIGNSGIANTGFFNAGIANTGIGNTGNYNTGSFNPGSSNTGSFNSGDYNTGYFNTGNYNTGFANSGDVNTGAFIYGNYSNGILWRGDHQGLFFGGPGFGNSSTVPSSGFFNSGAGGASGFFNFGANNSGFFNSSLGATGNSGFANIGVLESGLLNSGNTISGLINLSLVSITTPAYVSGFFNAGNNVSGFFLRIKLLNLGLANEGVGNILGNANVGNYNIFGSGNLGDYNVLGSGNLGSYNVFGGGNIGSQNFGGTNIGDANVGFGNLGSHNFGFGNAGIGNTGFGNGGHGNIGFGNTGSGNTGFGNTGNNNFGIGLTGSNQVGFGGLNSGTGNIGLFNSGTNNIGLFNAGTGNVGIANSGTGNWGLLNAGNGNWGIENPGTGNAGIGNAGHYNTGFYNAGAVNTGFYNTGSYNTGSFNAGSTNSGDFNPGNVNTGYFNTGNINTGIFNTGDVNTGAFNTGNFNNGFFMLGDNQGQIAINLSVTIPYMPINMQMVMPINQVMTMGGMTIPLTVAGSVSPRIDYLGGLFYFGPVVLGASTVIAPTVTLTIGGPDIILPISIVGALEGGTITFLNIPASPGFGNSTTSPSSGFFNSGTGGTSGLQNVGGNSSGVWNSGVGNVIGNSGFLNFGSLQSGWANFGNSVSGFYNAGSNIAGFFHDQLAGVSTFNLGFGNLGQLNVGSGNLGSFNFGSGNLGNANVGFGDLGNNNFGFGNTGNGNIGFGNTGNDNIGFGNAGLGNFGFGNTGNNNVGVGLSGSGQIGFGGLNSGTGNIGLFNSGTNNVGIGNSGAGNFGFGNTGSGNIGFGNTGSANMGFFNSGDVNTGFLNSGNVNTGIGNAGNYNTGRFNTGSFNTGGLNPGSYNTGYFNTGNYNTGLANSGDINTGFFISGNYSNGLLWKGDYQGLWGANYTLHVPEITTHIEISVPINIPITGSVTDTLFSGITLADVEFGFNVPIGALPISHGEINSVTVPPIRASGPAISFNIGDPEGSTVVRVPVTASIGPVDWTLVNIPAATGFFNSTTSPSSGFFNGGTGTVSGFANIGANISGFENLSNFGTSGFRNHSALQSGLANVGDTVSGFFNTGGNLAGFFHSQAAGTFNVGLGNVGAFNLGFGNLGDYNLGWGDLGNANLGSGNIGSGNIGFGNTGSHNFGFGNTGSGNIGFGNTGNNNFGFGNTGDNNFGIGFTGSGQIGFGGLNSGSGNIGLFNSGTGNVGIGNSGTGNFGIGNTGSLNKGNFNAGELNTGFFNSGSVNTGIGNAGNYNTGSFNTGSFNTGAFNPGSYNTGYLNTGNYNTGLANSGNVDTGAFISGSYSNGLFWRGDYQGLWGYSSTSTIPDTAIPMRFQVPIYLDIPISGTLGTVTVESFTIPSVTVDAEFFGGIPARLVDVQPITVSTITIALPSIGVNIGTGPGPLIDIGGAGGLLPVGLPPIDIPAGPGFGNTTSTPSSGFFNSGSGTVSGVGNVGGNISGFFNLASGTSGISGYQNFGELVSGGSNFGNSISGFLNSSTNIGTNLAGLPFANPLANVGFANIGNSNIGSGNVGAFNFGFGNVGTANLGSGNIGSHDFGFGNIGSGNIGPGNLGNYNLGFGNAGSNNLGFANTGNNNIGFANTGDNNIGIGLTGTGQIGFGALYSGTGNVGLFNSGTGNVGLFNSGTGNVGLFNSGTGNWGIGNPGLGNMGIGNSGTGNWGLWNAGTGNTGIANAGDYNTGSYNTGSTNTGIANPGNYNTGSYNTGSTNTGIANSGNYNTGSFNTGDYNTGLANSGDVNTGAFNAGNYSNGVLWRGDYQGLWGAHAEINIPEFPLVNLDLNIPINIPIHLDLSSFALNNGFTISPIVINGAGIVDYTIGPIIIPPITGTLPVIDITIGGPTTSLPIAIRSGFGPTRIVFLDIPPAPGFGNSSSTPSSGFFNSGTGTASGFGNIGGNSGFWNSTLGSIGNSGFQNFGSLQSGWANFGSVVSGFHNTGTANLTTAANVSGWSTNGTDLAGLFRGPSGTTILNLGLADLGQFNVGSGNVGDFNLGSGNIGAYNLGLGNHGAANFGFGDLGSNNFGFGNLGSSNIGFGNNGSHNLGFGNNGNANIGFGNTGSANFGIGLTGTGQIGFGALNSGTDNIGLFNSGTGNVGIGNSGTGNFGIGNSGTGNTGIGNAGTYNTGFYNTGNYNTGIGNAGNYNTGNYNTGNYNTGISNPGDYNTGSYNTGNYNTGIANAGDFDTGGFISGNQNNGFFWRADRQGLLAANYTIVVERTSAFLTVDVPVNIPIVGTITDISIPAITIPVINARGNLNLGIFEGSITAPMGPIHIHGGDDSAPLNTPIVINFGAQPAVNINIGNPDGSTVIHIVGTGGTGTAHIPLINLEPQPGFFNATTGPSSGFLNWGAGSASGWQNFGNNSGFYNVATAAIGNSGFQNHGSLQSGWANLGSTVSGLVNTGLGTSANVSGFLNVGANLAGSLHDGSDATAFDLGLANLGFGNMGSGNIGSHNLGGGNIGSYNFGSGNIGSVNIGFGNSGPAQTAAVQNLGFGNTGSFNIGFGNTGNANIGFGNTGNGNIGIGLSGDMQVGFGGFNTGSGNFGLFNSGTDNIGFFNSGTGNWGIGNSGSYNTGIGNAGSTNTGFFNTGIVNTGIGNAGNYNTGLYNVGNTNTGSFNPGNYNTGGFNTGNYNTGYFNTGNSNTGVGNSGNVDTGFFISGNYSNGAFWRGDYQGLGGFSYQTTIPEIPWSYAVDGNIEIPIRGAINAVTQEMFTVEEFDIPISLEVFICTLFDPFTGNCLMGFTETQLITTQHIGPFTGDLNVLNPETPIDMVFSNPIDMVGAGTVGPFSFGFGWQQTPGFFNSTNSPSSGFFNSGAGGASGFFHDAAGPVSGLGNAFAQNSGFFNVAGLGNSGFENFGNLQSGFANLGNSLSGIYNASLLDLLMQAYVSGFGNIGSRLSGFLNNGVGS from the coding sequence ATGAATTACACGGTGCTGCCCCCAGAGATCAATTCGGCGCGGCTGTTTCTCGGCGCCGGATTGGAACCGATGCTGAATGCAGCGGCTGGCTGGCAGGGGCTGGGCACCGAGTTGGGTTCGGCGGCGGCCTCGTTTTCGTCGGTGATTTCGGGCTTGACGAGCTTCTCATGGCAGGGCGAGGCGTCGGCGGCAATGACGCGGACGGCGGCACCCTATCTCGAATGGCTGAGCGCAGCGACGATGCGGGCCGAACAAACGGCAACGCAGGTCCGCGTGACGGCGGCCGCGTTCGAGGCAGCACTAGCCGCGACGGTGCGCCCCTCGGTCATCTCGGCCAACCGCTCTCAGTTTGTGTCGCTGGTGCTGTCGAACCTGCTGGGCCAAAACGCCCCGGCCATAGCAGCTATTGAGGCTCAGTACGAACAGATGTGGGCCCAGGATGTGGCCGCAATGTCGGGCTATCATGTCGCTGCTTCGGCCGCCGTCTCGGAGCTGACGCCGTTCGCCGCCGGGCTGTCGGCGAACCTGCAGCGCCAGGTGGCCGGCGCAGCGAATGCGGTCGGCGCCGCCGGCGCTAGCTTGGCCAACACCGCCGCAGCCGGCGCGACGCCAGCCATCGGACCTGGATCCGCCCCGGCAGCAGCCGTCACCTTGCTGAGCCCGCGGGCCTTCAACCTCGGCTTCGCCAACGTCGGCTTCCCCAATATCGGCAATGCGAATGTCGGCGCCTACAACTTTGGTTCTGCAAACATCGGCAGCACCAACATCGGCTTCGGCAACACCGGCAACGGCAACATCGGCTTCGGCAATACCGGTAGCCACAACATCGGCTTCGGCAACACCGGCAGCGGCAACCTTGGCTTGGGCAACTTCGGCTTCGGCAATACCGGGTTTGCCAATGCCGGCAACAACAATTTCGGCATCGGGCTCACCGGCAGCAACCTGGCGGGCTTCGATTTTTCTGGCGGCCTCAACTCGGGCACCGGCAATATCGGCTTGTTCAACTCGGGCACCGGCAACGCTGGCATCGGCAACTCAGGCACCGGCAACTTCGGCATCGGAAACTCGGGCAGCTACAACACCGGCATTGGTAATTCGGGCATCGCCAACACGGGCTTTTTTAACGCCGGCATAGCCAACACTGGAATCGGCAACACGGGCAACTACAACACCGGCAGCTTCAACCCGGGCAGCAGCAATACCGGCAGCTTCAACAGCGGCGATTACAACACTGGCTACTTCAACACCGGCAATTACAATACCGGCTTCGCTAACTCGGGCGATGTCAACACCGGCGCTTTCATCTACGGCAACTACAGCAACGGCATCTTGTGGAGAGGCGATCACCAGGGCCTGTTTTTTGGGGGCCCAGGCTTCGGTAACTCCAGCACAGTCCCGTCATCGGGCTTTTTCAACAGCGGTGCCGGCGGCGCATCGGGCTTCTTCAACTTCGGCGCCAACAATTCTGGGTTCTTCAACTCTTCATTAGGGGCAACCGGTAACTCAGGCTTCGCAAACATCGGCGTGCTGGAGTCGGGCCTGTTGAACTCGGGCAACACCATATCGGGTCTCATCAACTTGAGCTTGGTGAGCATCACGACGCCGGCCTATGTCTCGGGTTTCTTTAACGCCGGAAACAACGTGTCGGGCTTCTTCCTCCGCATAAAGCTGCTCAACCTAGGCTTGGCAAATGAGGGCGTCGGAAACATACTCGGCAACGCAAATGTCGGCAACTACAACATCTTCGGCAGCGGGAACCTGGGCGACTATAACGTTCTCGGCAGCGGAAACCTCGGCAGCTACAACGTCTTTGGCGGCGGAAACATCGGCAGCCAAAACTTCGGTGGCACAAACATCGGCGATGCAAACGTCGGTTTCGGCAACCTGGGCAGCCACAACTTCGGCTTCGGCAACGCCGGCATCGGCAACACCGGCTTCGGCAATGGCGGCCACGGCAACATTGGCTTCGGCAACACCGGCAGCGGCAACACCGGCTTCGGCAACACCGGCAACAACAACTTCGGGATCGGGCTTACCGGCAGCAACCAGGTGGGCTTCGGTGGGCTGAACTCGGGCACCGGCAACATCGGCCTCTTCAATTCGGGCACCAACAATATCGGCTTGTTCAACGCGGGCACTGGAAATGTCGGCATCGCGAACTCGGGAACCGGGAACTGGGGCCTCCTGAATGCGGGCAACGGAAACTGGGGTATCGAGAATCCCGGCACCGGAAACGCGGGCATCGGCAACGCGGGCCACTACAACACCGGCTTCTACAATGCCGGCGCGGTCAACACCGGCTTCTACAACACCGGCAGCTACAACACCGGCAGTTTCAACGCGGGCAGCACCAACTCGGGTGACTTCAATCCGGGCAACGTCAACACCGGCTACTTCAATACAGGCAACATTAACACCGGAATTTTCAACACGGGCGACGTTAACACCGGCGCCTTCAACACGGGCAACTTCAACAACGGCTTCTTCATGTTGGGCGATAACCAGGGCCAGATTGCAATCAATCTGTCGGTGACTATTCCCTACATGCCCATAAACATGCAGATGGTTATGCCCATAAACCAGGTAATGACCATGGGCGGCATGACCATACCACTCACCGTAGCCGGGTCGGTTTCACCCCGAATCGACTACCTGGGCGGTCTTTTCTACTTTGGCCCCGTCGTTCTGGGCGCTTCAACTGTTATTGCTCCCACGGTCACACTGACCATAGGCGGACCAGACATCATCCTACCCATCAGCATTGTCGGCGCCCTCGAGGGCGGGACGATCACATTCCTTAACATTCCGGCGAGCCCCGGCTTCGGAAATTCGACCACCAGCCCATCGTCGGGCTTCTTTAATTCGGGCACCGGTGGCACATCTGGACTCCAAAACGTAGGCGGTAACAGTTCGGGCGTCTGGAACAGCGGCGTGGGAAATGTGATCGGAAATTCGGGCTTCCTAAACTTCGGCTCGCTGCAATCGGGCTGGGCGAATTTTGGCAACAGCGTCTCGGGTTTCTATAACGCCGGCAGCAACATCGCGGGCTTCTTCCACGACCAGCTGGCCGGGGTGTCGACGTTCAACCTGGGTTTCGGGAACCTCGGGCAATTGAACGTAGGCAGCGGAAACCTCGGAAGTTTCAACTTCGGCAGCGGAAACCTCGGCAACGCCAATGTCGGCTTCGGCGACCTGGGCAACAACAACTTCGGCTTCGGCAACACCGGCAACGGCAACATCGGCTTCGGCAACACCGGCAACGACAACATCGGCTTCGGCAACGCCGGTCTCGGCAATTTCGGCTTCGGCAACACCGGCAATAACAACGTCGGCGTCGGGCTCAGCGGCAGTGGCCAGATCGGTTTCGGCGGCCTGAACTCGGGCACCGGCAACATTGGCTTGTTCAATTCCGGCACCAACAATGTTGGCATCGGCAACTCAGGCGCCGGCAACTTCGGCTTCGGCAACACCGGCAGCGGCAACATCGGCTTCGGCAACACCGGCAGCGCCAATATGGGCTTCTTCAACTCCGGCGACGTCAACACCGGTTTCCTCAATTCCGGCAACGTCAACACCGGCATCGGCAACGCGGGAAACTACAACACCGGCCGCTTCAACACGGGAAGTTTCAACACCGGCGGCCTCAACCCGGGCTCCTACAACACCGGCTACTTCAACACCGGCAACTACAACACCGGCCTGGCGAATTCAGGCGATATCAACACCGGTTTTTTCATCTCCGGCAACTACAGCAACGGGCTTTTGTGGAAGGGCGATTACCAGGGCCTCTGGGGCGCTAATTACACGCTCCATGTTCCCGAAATTACCACGCATATCGAAATCAGTGTTCCCATCAATATCCCTATTACGGGCAGCGTCACGGACACGCTCTTCAGCGGCATCACCCTTGCCGACGTCGAGTTCGGTTTCAACGTCCCCATCGGCGCCCTCCCGATCTCGCACGGCGAGATCAACTCCGTCACCGTGCCGCCAATCAGGGCTTCCGGTCCCGCGATCTCGTTCAACATCGGAGACCCGGAGGGTTCAACCGTGGTGCGAGTCCCCGTCACGGCCAGCATCGGCCCCGTCGACTGGACGCTGGTCAACATTCCGGCGGCCACGGGCTTTTTCAACTCCACCACCAGCCCGTCCTCCGGCTTTTTCAACGGCGGCACCGGAACCGTGTCTGGCTTCGCCAATATCGGCGCCAACATCTCGGGCTTTGAGAACCTCTCGAACTTCGGGACCTCCGGCTTCAGAAACCACAGTGCGCTGCAATCGGGCCTGGCGAACGTCGGCGACACCGTTTCGGGCTTCTTCAACACCGGCGGCAACCTCGCGGGCTTCTTCCACAGCCAGGCGGCCGGAACGTTCAACGTGGGCTTGGGGAATGTCGGCGCATTCAACCTGGGCTTCGGAAACCTGGGTGATTACAACCTCGGCTGGGGAGACCTCGGCAACGCAAACCTTGGTTCCGGCAACATCGGCAGCGGCAACATCGGCTTCGGCAACACCGGCAGCCACAACTTCGGATTCGGCAATACCGGCAGCGGCAACATCGGCTTCGGCAACACCGGCAACAACAACTTCGGATTCGGCAACACCGGCGACAACAACTTCGGTATCGGGTTTACCGGCAGCGGCCAGATCGGTTTCGGCGGCCTGAACTCGGGCAGCGGCAACATCGGCTTGTTCAACTCCGGCACCGGCAACGTCGGCATCGGCAACTCGGGCACCGGCAACTTCGGAATCGGCAACACCGGCAGCCTCAACAAAGGCAACTTCAACGCCGGCGAACTCAACACCGGTTTCTTCAACTCTGGCAGCGTCAACACCGGCATCGGCAACGCGGGCAACTACAACACCGGCAGCTTCAACACCGGAAGCTTCAACACGGGCGCCTTCAACCCGGGTTCCTACAACACCGGCTACCTCAACACCGGCAACTACAACACCGGCCTGGCGAACTCGGGCAATGTTGACACCGGCGCATTCATCTCCGGCAGCTACAGCAACGGGCTCTTCTGGCGAGGCGATTACCAGGGGCTGTGGGGCTATAGCAGCACAAGCACCATTCCCGACACCGCCATCCCCATGCGCTTCCAGGTGCCTATCTACCTGGACATCCCGATCAGCGGCACACTTGGCACCGTCACCGTCGAGTCCTTCACCATTCCGTCGGTCACTGTCGACGCGGAGTTTTTCGGCGGGATTCCGGCGAGACTCGTCGATGTCCAGCCGATCACCGTCTCGACGATCACGATCGCCCTGCCCTCAATTGGCGTGAATATCGGTACCGGCCCGGGCCCCCTGATCGATATCGGTGGCGCCGGCGGCCTGCTGCCCGTCGGGCTCCCGCCCATCGACATCCCGGCGGGCCCCGGATTCGGAAACACGACCAGCACGCCGTCGTCGGGATTCTTCAACTCCGGCAGCGGGACCGTATCTGGCGTGGGAAATGTCGGCGGCAACATTTCCGGTTTCTTCAACCTCGCGTCTGGCACCTCGGGAATTTCGGGGTATCAAAACTTCGGCGAATTGGTGTCGGGCGGGTCCAACTTCGGTAACAGCATTTCAGGCTTCCTCAATTCGAGCACGAACATCGGCACCAATCTCGCGGGTCTCCCCTTTGCCAACCCGCTCGCCAACGTGGGCTTCGCGAATATCGGCAACAGCAACATCGGCAGCGGCAACGTCGGCGCCTTCAACTTCGGCTTCGGAAACGTCGGGACCGCAAACTTGGGCAGCGGCAACATCGGCAGCCACGACTTCGGCTTCGGCAATATCGGCAGCGGCAACATCGGCCCCGGAAACTTGGGCAATTACAACCTCGGCTTCGGGAACGCGGGCAGCAACAACCTCGGCTTTGCGAACACCGGAAACAACAACATCGGGTTTGCGAACACCGGCGACAACAACATCGGCATCGGACTCACCGGCACAGGCCAGATCGGTTTCGGCGCCTTGTACTCGGGCACCGGAAACGTCGGCTTGTTCAACTCGGGCACCGGCAACGTCGGCTTGTTCAACTCGGGCACCGGCAACGTCGGCCTGTTCAACTCCGGCACCGGAAACTGGGGCATCGGCAACCCAGGCCTCGGCAACATGGGCATCGGGAACTCGGGCACCGGAAACTGGGGGCTGTGGAATGCGGGCACCGGCAACACGGGCATCGCCAACGCGGGTGACTACAACACCGGCAGCTACAACACCGGCAGCACCAACACCGGCATCGCCAACCCGGGAAACTACAACACCGGCAGCTACAACACCGGCAGCACCAACACCGGCATCGCCAACTCGGGAAACTACAACACCGGCAGCTTCAACACCGGCGACTACAACACTGGGCTGGCAAACTCGGGCGATGTCAACACCGGCGCCTTCAACGCGGGTAACTATAGCAACGGCGTCTTATGGCGCGGCGATTACCAAGGGCTGTGGGGAGCTCACGCTGAAATCAACATTCCTGAATTCCCGTTGGTGAACTTGGACCTAAACATCCCCATTAATATCCCGATCCACCTGGATCTCAGCAGCTTCGCTCTCAATAACGGGTTCACCATTTCGCCCATCGTCATCAACGGTGCCGGAATCGTCGATTACACCATCGGCCCCATCATCATTCCGCCCATCACCGGTACCCTGCCGGTGATCGATATCACCATCGGCGGACCAACTACCTCGTTGCCGATCGCAATCCGCAGCGGCTTCGGCCCCACCAGAATCGTGTTTCTCGACATACCGCCCGCCCCAGGCTTCGGAAACTCGAGTTCCACCCCCTCTTCGGGCTTCTTCAACTCCGGCACCGGCACCGCATCTGGCTTCGGAAACATCGGCGGTAACTCTGGGTTCTGGAACAGTACCTTGGGAAGCATTGGAAACTCCGGCTTCCAAAACTTTGGCTCACTGCAATCGGGTTGGGCAAACTTCGGCAGCGTCGTCTCGGGCTTCCACAACACCGGCACCGCGAACCTGACGACGGCGGCCAACGTATCGGGCTGGTCAACCAACGGCACCGACCTGGCCGGGCTGTTCCGCGGCCCATCCGGGACGACGATCTTGAACCTGGGTCTGGCAGACCTGGGCCAATTCAACGTCGGCAGCGGAAACGTCGGTGACTTCAACCTGGGCAGCGGCAACATTGGCGCCTACAATCTCGGCCTCGGAAACCACGGTGCGGCAAACTTCGGTTTCGGCGACCTGGGCAGCAATAACTTCGGCTTCGGCAACCTGGGCAGCAGCAACATCGGCTTCGGCAACAACGGCAGCCACAACCTCGGCTTTGGCAACAACGGCAACGCCAACATCGGCTTCGGCAACACCGGCAGCGCCAACTTCGGTATCGGGCTCACCGGAACCGGACAGATAGGTTTCGGCGCCCTGAACTCGGGCACCGACAATATCGGCCTCTTCAACTCGGGCACCGGCAACGTCGGTATCGGGAATTCGGGCACCGGCAATTTCGGGATCGGCAACTCCGGCACGGGTAACACCGGCATTGGAAATGCCGGCACCTACAACACGGGCTTTTACAACACCGGCAACTACAACACCGGCATTGGAAATGCCGGCAACTACAACACCGGCAACTACAACACCGGCAACTACAACACCGGCATCAGCAACCCGGGCGACTACAACACCGGCTCCTACAACACCGGCAACTACAACACCGGCATCGCAAACGCCGGCGACTTTGACACCGGCGGCTTCATCAGCGGCAACCAGAACAACGGCTTCTTCTGGCGTGCCGACAGGCAGGGCCTGTTGGCGGCCAACTACACCATCGTGGTCGAGAGAACGTCCGCATTCCTCACCGTCGACGTTCCGGTCAACATACCCATCGTCGGCACCATCACCGACATTTCCATTCCCGCGATCACTATTCCGGTAATCAACGCCCGAGGAAATCTCAATTTGGGCATATTCGAAGGCTCAATCACCGCTCCCATGGGTCCCATCCATATTCACGGCGGCGACGACTCGGCACCCTTGAACACACCGATCGTCATCAACTTTGGCGCCCAACCCGCGGTGAACATCAACATCGGAAATCCTGACGGCTCAACCGTCATACACATCGTGGGCACCGGCGGCACAGGCACCGCCCACATTCCGCTCATCAATCTTGAGCCGCAACCGGGATTTTTCAACGCCACCACCGGCCCGTCGTCGGGCTTCCTGAACTGGGGCGCTGGGAGCGCCTCGGGCTGGCAAAACTTCGGCAACAATTCGGGCTTCTACAACGTCGCCACCGCGGCCATTGGAAACTCCGGATTCCAAAACCACGGTTCGCTGCAATCGGGCTGGGCGAACTTGGGTAGCACCGTCTCCGGTCTGGTCAACACGGGCCTTGGAACTTCGGCCAATGTCTCGGGCTTCCTCAACGTCGGCGCCAACCTGGCCGGGTCGTTGCATGACGGGTCGGACGCGACGGCCTTCGACCTGGGCTTGGCAAACCTCGGATTTGGAAACATGGGCAGCGGCAACATCGGCAGCCACAACTTGGGCGGCGGCAACATCGGCAGCTACAACTTCGGCAGCGGAAACATCGGCAGCGTAAACATCGGTTTCGGAAACTCAGGCCCCGCGCAGACGGCCGCAGTCCAAAATCTCGGCTTTGGGAATACCGGCAGCTTCAACATCGGCTTCGGCAACACCGGCAACGCAAACATCGGCTTTGGGAACACCGGCAACGGCAACATCGGTATTGGCCTTAGCGGCGACATGCAGGTGGGATTCGGCGGCTTTAACACCGGCAGCGGCAATTTCGGTTTGTTCAACTCAGGCACCGACAACATCGGCTTCTTCAACTCGGGCACCGGAAACTGGGGCATCGGAAACTCCGGCAGCTACAACACCGGCATCGGCAACGCCGGCAGCACCAATACGGGCTTCTTCAACACCGGCATCGTCAACACCGGCATCGGCAACGCCGGCAACTACAACACCGGCCTCTACAACGTGGGCAACACCAATACGGGCAGCTTCAACCCGGGCAACTACAACACCGGCGGCTTCAATACAGGAAACTACAACACCGGCTACTTCAACACGGGCAACTCCAACACGGGGGTCGGAAACTCCGGCAATGTCGACACCGGCTTCTTCATTTCTGGCAATTACAGCAACGGCGCCTTCTGGCGAGGCGACTACCAGGGCCTAGGCGGTTTCTCTTACCAGACCACCATTCCGGAGATCCCGTGGAGCTACGCCGTCGATGGCAATATCGAAATACCGATTCGCGGCGCTATCAATGCCGTCACCCAGGAAATGTTCACCGTTGAAGAATTCGACATACCAATCAGTTTGGAAGTCTTCATCTGCACCTTGTTCGATCCCTTTACCGGAAACTGCCTAATGGGCTTCACAGAGACACAACTGATAACCACCCAACACATCGGCCCATTCACAGGCGATCTGAACGTCCTTAACCCCGAAACCCCGATAGACATGGTTTTCTCGAACCCCATCGACATGGTCGGCGCCGGCACAGTGGGCCCCTTCAGCTTCGGCTTCGGGTGGCAGCAAACCCCAGGGTTCTTCAATTCGACCAATTCCCCGTCGTCCGGCTTCTTCAACTCCGGAGCCGGCGGCGCATCAGGCTTCTTCCACGACGCCGCGGGCCCGGTATCGGGCTTAGGAAACGCGTTCGCCCAGAACTCGGGCTTCTTCAACGTCGCTGGCCTGGGGAATTCCGGATTCGAAAACTTCGGCAACCTGCAATCGGGCTTTGCGAACTTGGGCAACTCCCTCTCGGGCATTTACAACGCGAGCCTGCTGGACCTGTTGATGCAAGCCTACGTTTCCGGTTTCGGCAACATTGGCTCGCGGCTGTCCGGCTTCCTCAACAACGGGGTGGGCTCATGA